GGTAGATGGGATTGGAGTGTTTGCGTTCGGAGTAGGTTTATCCGGACAGTGGCGCAGCTCCAACTTGGCATCGGTGATGGCAATACCTAAGCAGCCAAGTTCTTGCACTGCGCTGAGCAGCTCCTCGTTCCAGTCCTGTTGATCGGCAATAACGGCTCGGTAGCCTTCCTTACAGAGTTCGGTAACGATTTTGCTGGTGGATTGGTAACAGTGAATCATTGATGCGCAACGATCGCTTATCAACAGCCCCCACAGGCAAGTGATATGGAGGGGGCGGGTACGAGCAATAAACGCAACCCGGTGCACGTCGCCGCCAGGATGTTGATTTAGTAGTGTGTTCAATGTGTGGATAGTGCTGCTGACATCTTGCCAGCTATAGGTCTGATCATTGAAATAAAACGCCGTCTCCTCAGCTCTGCATTGTGTCAGGGCGTTACTGAGATTGCTTGCGAGTGCAGATGAAATCGTGTGCGTGAGTGTCATAGGTCACCGATTGAGGGCTTGCGTATAAGCTAGCCTGGCATTTGGCTAGGATATTTAAGCCGAACAGGTTTTATTGTTATTAAAATTTAATGATTATGTGTCATTTATTGTATCGCTTAAGCTAATGAGGAAAAAGTCTCTCGCTGTATTTAAAGAATATAGGCATATATGAAAGCCATTTGCTCGAGTCGGTTTGTTGAATGGAAGCTGATTATGTGTTAGTTTTTGCATTAAATTGATGCCTGTTTGTTCGTTTGTGCTGGCCTTGCAGCCGCAGCATTGGGTACATGCAAATTTCTTTATTGGCTTGGAGTGTATCGCGTGGGTTTTGAATACGAAAAAATTAAAAATTGGCCGATCCCAGAGGGTTACCAGGATTATTCTGAGAACGACTGTATTTTGTACGCGCTGGCTGTTGGTGCAGGCGCAGGCGACCCCGAGGCTGATCTGAATTTGCTCTACGAGAAAAAACTGGATGTACTGCCGACAATGGCAGTGACCATGGCATCTCAGGGCACTATGTGGGTTGCTGACCCCAAGACCGGTATCGATTTGAGCAAGCTGCTGCATGGCGAGCAGTATCTGACAATACATAAGCCACTGCCGGCAAAGGGCTCGGTAAAAAGCCGCAGCTATGTACAAGAGATTTACGATAAGGGCGTGGAGAAGGGTTCGGTCATGATGTTGGCGCGAGAAATTAGCGACGCCGACAGTGGAGACTTGTTGGCCACCTGTACCTCAGCGGTATTTTTGCGGGGCAACGGCGGTTGCGGCGGTCCCCAGAGCGGTCAGCCGGTGCCGCAGCCTATTCCAGAACGCGATCCTGACGCGGTGGTTAATGCGATTAGTCGTGAGGAGCAGGCAGCGTTGTATCGCTTAACTGGCGACACAAATCCACTGCATATCGACCCTAAATTTGCGGCGATGGGTGGCTTCCCCAAACCCATTTTGCATGGCCTTTGTACTTACGGCTTTGCTGCGCGGGCGGTGATTTCAGCAGTTTGTGATGGCGATCCAGCGCGTCTACGCAAGTTTAATCTGCGCTTTGCCAGCCCGGTGTTTCCGGGTGAAACCTTGCGCACTGAAATCTGGAAAGAGGGCGACGGTAAAGCAGCATTCCGTACCTTTGTTGTTGAACGGGAGTTGCTGGTCTTAAATAACGGCTATGCAGAGTTTGATCCCGCATAATTAGTTGAGGGTTAGCGGTCGACGGAATAACGATTAAGTAACTTTCAAAAAGACGATATAAGTAATAGATAGGGCGGCACACGACGTGATTGCAATTAGTGAAGATTTACAGGCGATTAAAGATCAGGCAGCACGCTTTCTGAATGAGCGGGCTGACCCCGAATACTTGAAAGTCTTATTAGATAGTCCCGCCTCCTTTGATCGTGAAAGCTGGGCCAGTATGGCCGATATGGGCTGGCCAATGTTAGCTGTGGATGAGGCTCAAGGTGGCTTGGGCTTAGGCTTGCGGGGCTTAGCGGTGCTCGCTGAGGAGATGGGACGAACCACGGTGTCGCTGCCATTATTGGCGGTGTATCAGCTGGCTAAAATTATTAAACAAAACACTGCAGATGACGGTTTATTTGAAGTGTTAGAAGCACTGATGATCGGCAGCAGGGTTGCTTGTTTTGTCTGCGGCACCCCTTTGCAATTAATTGAGGGTAAGTTGCAGGGTCGCAGTGCTGCCACAACATTTGCCGCCGTGGCTGATTACGCCATAGTGCTGGCCAATGATGAGGGTCAGCAAAAAATCGTGCTGGTTAATCTGGCAGATACGACAGTCGCAAAGGAGCCGGTGTCAGCAATTGATCAGGCCCGTGGGCAGGCGCGACTGAATTTTTCTGCTAGCGATGTTCAGGTTCTCGCCAGTGATAATGCCGATCAGGTTTATGCTGACTGCCTCGCAGTGGCAGCGTTATTAACGGCGGTGGAACAGAGTGCAGGCGCAGAAGCGGCTATGTTATTGGCTCGTGACTATGCGCTGGAACGCAAGGTTTTTGGTCAAACTTTGGGTGCCTTGCAGGCTATTAAGCACAAAATTGCCGATATGTACTGGCGTATAGAATTGGCTCGAGGTTGTGTAGATGATGCTCTACTTGCCTATGAGGCGGAAGATGACAGCTGGCGGGAGTTGGCGGCGGCGTCGCGGGTGGCTGCAATTGAAGCTTATGAATTCAGTGCTAAAGAATGTATGCAGACCTTTGGTGGTCTGGGATCAACTTGGGAGGGTTTGCCCCAGCATCATTATCGTCGCTCACGGGTGCTGGCTCTGGAATTAGGGAGTCGCCTGGAATGGCGAGAGCGCTTTTTTAGTTATCGTCTTGCCGACAGTGGCAATGAGCGTGAACCTATTGAGGCTCTGCCTGAGCTGGGAGCTTATCGCCAGCAAGCCCGTAAATGGTTGGCAGAAAATGCGCCTGCTTTTTCAGGTGATGTGCGTAAGGGCTTGAGCTTTGAAGAAGACCTCGCTCTTGGCCGCCAGTGGCAGGCCCGAAAAGTGGAAGGGGGCTTTGCCTGCATCAATTTGCCAGCTGAATACGGCGGTGCCGGTCTTACCGAATTACACAAAATTGTGTTTGGCGAAGAAGAACTCAAATACCTTTTACCCACCGAATATTTTGTTATCAGCACTGCGCAGTTAATGGCGATTTTTCTGCGTTATGCCCCGGAGGAAGCACGCAACGACTTGGGTCCAAAAGCGATTCGTGGTGAGCAGATCTGGTGTCAGATGTTTTCAGAGCCCGGTGCGGGTTCAGATCTTGCCGCTGTACGTTTGAAGGCAGAGCGTCATAGTCAGGACGGTGTGGATGGTTGGTTGCTAAACGGTCAAAAACTGTGGACCAGCTGGGCTCAAGTGGCCGACTGGGGTTTTATTGTTGCCCGCACCAATAGTGACGGTCCCAAACACGCTGGCATTACCTGTTTTTACGCCGATATGCACAGTGATGGCATCAGTGTGCGTCCCATACGTCGCATGGCGGGCCATGACGATGTGAACGAAGTGTTCTTTGATAATGTATTTATTCCTGACACCCAGCGTCTGGGTGAAGAGGGCCGCGGTTTTGCGGTGGCGATGGAGATGCTCATGATTGAGCGGGTTGCCGGTGTGTACGATGAAAGCATTGGT
The DNA window shown above is from Spongiibacter sp. IMCC21906 and carries:
- a CDS encoding MaoC/PaaZ C-terminal domain-containing protein codes for the protein MGFEYEKIKNWPIPEGYQDYSENDCILYALAVGAGAGDPEADLNLLYEKKLDVLPTMAVTMASQGTMWVADPKTGIDLSKLLHGEQYLTIHKPLPAKGSVKSRSYVQEIYDKGVEKGSVMMLAREISDADSGDLLATCTSAVFLRGNGGCGGPQSGQPVPQPIPERDPDAVVNAISREEQAALYRLTGDTNPLHIDPKFAAMGGFPKPILHGLCTYGFAARAVISAVCDGDPARLRKFNLRFASPVFPGETLRTEIWKEGDGKAAFRTFVVERELLVLNNGYAEFDPA
- a CDS encoding acyl-CoA dehydrogenase produces the protein MIAISEDLQAIKDQAARFLNERADPEYLKVLLDSPASFDRESWASMADMGWPMLAVDEAQGGLGLGLRGLAVLAEEMGRTTVSLPLLAVYQLAKIIKQNTADDGLFEVLEALMIGSRVACFVCGTPLQLIEGKLQGRSAATTFAAVADYAIVLANDEGQQKIVLVNLADTTVAKEPVSAIDQARGQARLNFSASDVQVLASDNADQVYADCLAVAALLTAVEQSAGAEAAMLLARDYALERKVFGQTLGALQAIKHKIADMYWRIELARGCVDDALLAYEAEDDSWRELAAASRVAAIEAYEFSAKECMQTFGGLGSTWEGLPQHHYRRSRVLALELGSRLEWRERFFSYRLADSGNEREPIEALPELGAYRQQARKWLAENAPAFSGDVRKGLSFEEDLALGRQWQARKVEGGFACINLPAEYGGAGLTELHKIVFGEEELKYLLPTEYFVISTAQLMAIFLRYAPEEARNDLGPKAIRGEQIWCQMFSEPGAGSDLAAVRLKAERHSQDGVDGWLLNGQKLWTSWAQVADWGFIVARTNSDGPKHAGITCFYADMHSDGISVRPIRRMAGHDDVNEVFFDNVFIPDTQRLGEEGRGFAVAMEMLMIERVAGVYDESIGGMSLNALFEHAQQYDIAGAPAIADGEIRATLLEAYIERQGLRSIYRRGMAAVGNGQEPGPEAGIRKLIMGRARQRLGALALDLMGPDGVEMNPDGDFRTDFAWSWIDPAGRIAGGTDEVLLNTIAERVLGLPQDHRPDKNKPFKELS